The following proteins are co-located in the Desulfurococcus amylolyticus Z-533 genome:
- a CDS encoding glucodextranase DOMON-like domain-containing protein, with protein MIKLRKLILATISLLLITSILQPLVPIVNSAGDKIYVAIVWHYHQPWYYSVDESYLVLPWVRMHSVGNYYKMAHILSKYPDIRVSFTFSGSLLEQLIDMVENNKMDVREIISWRVVNGTLSREDVFKMLQIPGGFFDVNWGRIVDKSPRFSELRSLAQSAWSQCSQITRSESELMNCIVDRFTGGNLSSQNVVDLAVLFNLLWIDPQVSQEEYPEVYSLMERAYTSSQPNYTINELRIVLNTHRDIMAKIIPAYKELALKEQVELVPVPYSHPLAPIIADLGFSEDLEIHISESMRLFKEYFNVTPRGVWPAEEAVNEEVLEAFKRAGVTWTITDESILGKIGVNTGDINVLGIPWYIDFQEGRIYVVFRDTELSNLISFQYSSQSYTNAVNDFINRVLSLKASASGPRIIVVALDGENPWENYERFGDLFLNELYRRLSELQAQGVLETITPGSFIDLFPNVAQPLPLKTYVYLDIAGKDISNIPGNSYGDGYSELPRKAVQAHIPEGSWSGGEVATWIGDRQENIAWMWLVKARSEIMRKLGIQDFKSIYVQYPEIARSLLKAEASDWWWWYGGDGGGSPQTFDPLFKAYLRKAYQLAGLTPPDYLDVTAYPDGTPIGVLNTNVPRPSTYTPNIDGIIEQQWYKEISNGNGLRIPVGQVLDSLLILVEPGKLYFALNLTTVDTRGLRIGIYFSSPSTSLSPFNPGYQVYPRNSRVDLGIYLVKEILVDVAARTVTISNASVNDWNEVWRGNVSVNAGGSSTTAEFSIDTTELNLPEGATTYLAVVLYSGDNVTEYSSRFGLVYQLQIPRGAISGTIIFEMNDPTGDDDGPGGYGYPGNSVFKPGVFDMTRFTVIDQGDKIVFKVIFRDLGGNPWSGPNGWSLQQVHIYIHTPLGAKGNSTTIGLNADIAEGYEWHMAIILAPGWGSDPIPVGEKSAIYYYDKDKPVVQDSGFKVYADQAGNSIIVEVSKSLLYDVEDIKKWVYIVAVTSHDGYGTNKIRSFSPSGGEWSVSVPSNYSVAILAGVIPYILDVLAPTPEEQHSMLLSFDLAGKKLAQLKGYGATPVTITTTPVTTTTTTTTTTATTTTTTTTTTPTTTTTTTTTTTTTPIQQPLLNMGLLVTLVVVIIVVAAILIYLFRTKTGKS; from the coding sequence GTGATAAAATTGAGGAAGTTAATCCTGGCTACCATATCACTACTATTAATCACATCAATACTTCAACCACTTGTACCAATAGTTAATAGTGCCGGCGATAAAATATATGTTGCAATTGTATGGCATTATCATCAGCCATGGTATTATAGTGTCGATGAATCATACCTTGTCTTACCATGGGTTAGAATGCATAGTGTTGGAAACTACTATAAGATGGCACACATACTCTCAAAGTACCCTGATATAAGGGTCTCCTTCACCTTCTCCGGGTCCCTGCTCGAGCAATTAATCGACATGGTTGAAAACAATAAGATGGATGTCCGCGAAATCATATCCTGGAGAGTGGTCAATGGAACTCTAAGCAGGGAAGATGTATTCAAGATGCTTCAGATTCCGGGTGGATTCTTCGATGTGAACTGGGGTAGGATAGTTGATAAGTCACCACGATTCAGCGAGCTACGGTCACTAGCTCAGTCAGCGTGGTCGCAGTGCTCCCAGATAACGCGGTCTGAAAGCGAGTTGATGAACTGTATAGTAGACAGGTTCACAGGTGGTAATTTAAGTAGCCAGAACGTGGTTGACCTAGCGGTATTATTCAACCTGTTATGGATAGACCCGCAGGTATCACAGGAAGAGTATCCCGAGGTATATTCATTAATGGAGAGGGCGTATACTTCAAGCCAGCCAAACTATACTATAAATGAATTGAGAATTGTTCTGAACACGCATAGGGATATCATGGCTAAAATTATCCCAGCATATAAAGAGCTAGCCTTAAAAGAACAGGTGGAACTAGTACCAGTACCATATAGCCATCCCCTTGCACCCATAATAGCTGATCTAGGGTTCTCGGAGGATTTGGAAATACATATTTCTGAGAGCATGAGGTTGTTCAAAGAGTATTTTAATGTAACACCGAGGGGTGTATGGCCAGCTGAGGAGGCTGTGAACGAGGAGGTGCTCGAAGCATTTAAGAGAGCTGGTGTTACTTGGACTATAACAGATGAATCCATACTAGGGAAAATCGGTGTCAACACTGGTGATATAAACGTTCTAGGGATACCATGGTACATTGATTTCCAGGAGGGCAGAATATACGTGGTCTTCAGGGATACAGAGTTAAGCAACCTGATTAGTTTCCAGTATAGTTCACAGAGCTACACTAATGCTGTCAACGACTTCATTAACAGGGTACTATCACTTAAAGCTTCGGCAAGCGGTCCGAGAATAATCGTGGTTGCATTGGATGGTGAAAACCCCTGGGAAAACTATGAGAGATTCGGGGACTTATTTCTTAACGAACTATACAGGCGTCTCTCAGAGTTACAGGCACAGGGAGTATTAGAAACCATTACACCGGGCTCATTCATAGACTTGTTCCCTAATGTGGCTCAGCCGCTGCCTTTAAAGACATATGTATACCTCGACATAGCTGGTAAGGATATTTCCAATATACCGGGAAATAGCTATGGGGATGGATATAGTGAGCTGCCGAGGAAAGCAGTCCAGGCTCATATACCTGAAGGCTCATGGTCAGGTGGGGAAGTGGCTACCTGGATAGGAGATAGACAGGAGAACATTGCATGGATGTGGCTTGTTAAAGCAAGAAGCGAAATAATGAGGAAGCTGGGTATCCAAGACTTTAAGTCTATATATGTACAATACCCGGAGATAGCCCGCAGCCTCTTAAAGGCTGAGGCTAGTGACTGGTGGTGGTGGTACGGTGGCGATGGTGGTGGTTCTCCACAGACCTTCGATCCATTATTCAAGGCTTATCTAAGGAAGGCTTATCAACTAGCCGGTTTAACCCCACCGGACTACCTGGATGTAACGGCTTACCCTGATGGAACTCCTATAGGCGTGTTAAACACTAATGTTCCCAGGCCCTCCACGTATACTCCAAATATTGATGGAATAATAGAGCAGCAATGGTATAAGGAGATCTCTAATGGCAATGGTCTTAGAATACCTGTGGGCCAGGTATTAGACTCCTTGTTAATACTGGTGGAGCCAGGTAAACTATACTTTGCGCTCAACCTCACCACTGTAGATACCCGGGGATTAAGGATAGGGATATATTTCTCATCACCGTCGACATCTCTCTCGCCGTTCAACCCAGGTTACCAGGTCTATCCAAGAAATAGTAGGGTAGACCTAGGAATATACCTTGTTAAAGAAATATTGGTAGATGTAGCTGCGAGAACCGTAACGATATCGAATGCCAGTGTTAATGACTGGAATGAGGTCTGGAGAGGGAACGTAAGCGTAAATGCCGGCGGCTCATCCACTACTGCTGAGTTCTCTATCGATACAACCGAGCTTAACCTACCTGAAGGGGCTACAACGTACCTAGCGGTTGTGCTATACAGCGGTGATAATGTAACTGAGTATTCATCTAGATTCGGCTTAGTATATCAACTTCAAATACCGCGCGGAGCAATTAGTGGAACAATAATATTTGAGATGAATGATCCAACTGGAGACGATGACGGACCAGGGGGATACGGGTACCCGGGTAACTCCGTGTTTAAGCCAGGAGTCTTCGATATGACTAGGTTTACCGTGATTGATCAAGGTGATAAAATAGTGTTCAAGGTCATTTTCAGAGACCTAGGGGGCAACCCGTGGAGTGGGCCTAACGGCTGGAGCCTGCAACAGGTGCATATATATATACACACCCCCTTGGGGGCTAAGGGTAATAGTACTACCATTGGTTTAAACGCTGATATAGCAGAGGGTTACGAATGGCATATGGCTATAATACTTGCCCCTGGCTGGGGTAGTGATCCTATTCCAGTGGGGGAGAAATCTGCTATATACTACTATGATAAAGACAAACCCGTTGTCCAGGATAGCGGCTTCAAGGTCTATGCCGACCAAGCTGGTAACAGTATCATAGTAGAGGTCTCTAAGTCCCTACTCTATGATGTAGAAGACATTAAGAAGTGGGTGTACATTGTCGCCGTGACTAGTCACGATGGATATGGTACGAATAAGATAAGAAGCTTCAGTCCTAGCGGAGGCGAGTGGTCGGTAAGCGTGCCATCAAACTACTCGGTGGCCATATTGGCCGGCGTTATTCCATACATATTAGACGTGTTAGCGCCAACACCCGAGGAGCAACACAGTATGTTATTAAGCTTTGACCTAGCCGGTAAGAAGCTTGCCCAGTTAAAAGGCTATGGGGCAACACCTGTAACAATAACAACAACCCCGGTCACGACTACCACAACTACAACGACTACTACAGCGACAACAACTACGACCACTACCACAACGACTCCTACGACTACAACAACCACCACCACAACTACTACGACAACACCTATTCAACAACCATTGTTAAACATGGGGCTACTGGTTACACTAGTAGTGGTGATCATAGTAGTTGCAGCAATACTTATATACTTGTTCAGAACCAAAACAGGAAAATCCTAG
- a CDS encoding MFS transporter codes for MSMINGFKDLLGVLRGNVLVMAISWFLYGLSGALVQPFFSLYAKSLGAGDFEIALVKSTGMVALGLFTILGGVLTDRVGRVRIILAGTLFVSLIQFAYAFAQSWNQLAIIWVIDEAIHFYQPALTAIVMDSLPSRKELKGFIALNVFPSIPWLFMPVLGGKLYDVYGVQGIRYGFILSGTLSLIVLFLRARSLRETINLRNNRGDFNIINDIAELFRYRTVKYVILIYLFTGFISPLASSVWNTYGSIYSVRILEVTNTEWGFINTVGTASSIAASIILASLLSENYLTVILLAGSLSTISYLLYATPLLISTNPLLPLVIGTIFGAIGGALVGPLISAILTKILPMEIRGRATGVQRFLENMGAALANYIGGLLYVGLGPLKSILASCILSMIAFMYIYLLFTLALKEYIHS; via the coding sequence ATGTCCATGATTAATGGGTTCAAGGATCTACTAGGTGTCCTAAGAGGAAACGTGCTAGTAATGGCTATCTCATGGTTTCTCTATGGTTTAAGCGGCGCGCTTGTCCAGCCCTTCTTCTCTCTTTACGCTAAGAGTCTTGGAGCAGGGGATTTCGAGATAGCCCTTGTCAAATCCACCGGTATGGTTGCACTGGGTTTATTCACTATCCTGGGAGGGGTGTTAACCGATAGGGTTGGAAGGGTTAGAATTATTCTGGCTGGAACATTGTTTGTCTCGCTTATTCAATTCGCATATGCTTTTGCACAGTCATGGAATCAATTGGCAATTATATGGGTGATAGATGAAGCCATCCATTTCTACCAACCGGCTTTAACGGCTATAGTAATGGATTCCCTTCCATCCAGGAAGGAGTTGAAGGGCTTCATCGCGTTGAACGTCTTCCCCAGTATTCCATGGCTCTTCATGCCTGTACTCGGCGGGAAACTATATGATGTATATGGTGTTCAAGGAATTAGATACGGCTTTATACTATCCGGGACTTTGAGTCTAATAGTCTTGTTCCTCAGAGCTAGGAGTCTCAGGGAAACCATTAATCTGAGGAATAATAGAGGCGACTTCAACATAATTAATGATATAGCCGAGTTATTCAGGTACAGGACGGTTAAATACGTTATCCTAATCTACTTATTCACCGGGTTCATCTCGCCTTTGGCATCCTCTGTTTGGAATACATATGGATCAATATACTCTGTTAGAATACTGGAAGTTACTAATACTGAATGGGGGTTCATCAACACTGTGGGAACAGCATCCTCTATAGCTGCATCAATAATCCTGGCCTCATTACTCAGCGAGAACTATTTAACTGTGATCCTCTTGGCTGGTTCATTGTCAACTATATCATACCTATTATACGCTACACCACTACTCATCAGTACAAATCCATTACTTCCCCTGGTTATAGGCACGATCTTCGGAGCTATTGGGGGAGCGTTAGTGGGACCATTGATCTCCGCTATACTAACCAAGATACTCCCGATGGAGATACGTGGCAGGGCCACAGGTGTTCAAAGATTCCTGGAGAACATGGGTGCAGCGCTTGCAAACTATATTGGTGGACTACTATATGTGGGCCTGGGGCCGCTTAAAAGCATACTAGCTTCATGCATTCTAAGCATGATCGCATTCATGTATATATACCTGTTATTCACGCTGGCTTTAAAGGAATACATACACTCATAA
- the cas4 gene encoding CRISPR-associated protein Cas4, with protein sequence MYKAATVITEALYRRVVGEQVEKMSELRNTDIIYVTDLVACSHKYHLRRKYPELTISFEPSSVLGILLHKGLEEVLMSEGYEVEKSIETYVEIGSKRYIIKGRLDAYNPNTRVVVEIKSSRSSKDLPRGHHVEQLNIYLNMLNAESGILVYITPDKIVEYSIQREKIDLKNLVKNVVDDIVHPRYSWECNYCIFKKICTYYVEEQKLQ encoded by the coding sequence ATGTATAAAGCGGCCACGGTTATTACAGAAGCTCTTTACAGGCGTGTAGTGGGAGAACAAGTCGAGAAGATGAGCGAACTGAGGAATACTGATATAATATATGTAACAGACCTAGTTGCTTGCAGCCATAAGTATCACTTAAGAAGAAAATATCCGGAGCTCACGATCAGCTTCGAGCCATCCTCTGTGCTCGGGATCCTTCTACATAAGGGATTAGAGGAAGTACTTATGAGTGAGGGATATGAGGTTGAGAAAAGCATAGAGACATATGTAGAGATAGGGAGTAAAAGGTATATTATTAAAGGGAGGCTCGATGCCTATAACCCAAATACTAGAGTAGTTGTTGAGATAAAAAGTTCCAGGTCTTCGAAGGATCTTCCAAGAGGGCATCATGTGGAGCAGTTAAACATTTATCTAAACATGCTGAATGCGGAATCAGGCATCCTAGTCTATATAACACCCGATAAAATAGTAGAGTATAGTATTCAACGTGAGAAAATAGATCTGAAGAATCTTGTGAAGAACGTAGTGGACGATATTGTTCACCCACGTTATTCATGGGAGTGTAATTACTGCATATTTAAGAAGATATGTACATACTATGTGGAGGAGCAGAAACTCCAGTGA
- the cyaB gene encoding class IV adenylate cyclase — MDTGRKNATVESEVKLQVLVDIEVIEKYLATHGFRKVDECREKDIYFKHPCRDLALSDEAVRLRHRVCVNSGRHIVLTYKGPRENREGVIKTRREIEAYLTPDNASSIIEILDKIGVSQLISFVKNRDIYRGNGLEASIDELKGVGYFLEVEAKEPHAIHLLDIIVRDLSSMAKPIQETYLEICLKTGRCIEE, encoded by the coding sequence ATGGACACTGGTAGAAAGAACGCAACAGTGGAGTCCGAGGTCAAGCTACAAGTATTAGTGGACATAGAGGTTATTGAGAAATATCTGGCTACCCATGGCTTCAGAAAGGTGGATGAGTGCCGTGAGAAAGACATTTATTTCAAGCATCCATGCAGGGATCTCGCTCTAAGCGATGAGGCCGTTAGGCTACGCCATCGGGTCTGCGTGAATAGTGGAAGACATATAGTCTTAACATATAAGGGGCCAAGGGAGAATAGGGAGGGCGTGATTAAGACTAGGAGAGAGATCGAGGCCTATTTAACACCGGATAATGCCTCCTCTATTATCGAGATACTGGATAAAATAGGGGTATCACAGCTAATATCATTCGTGAAAAACAGGGATATATACAGGGGCAATGGCCTGGAGGCCTCAATAGATGAGCTTAAAGGGGTCGGGTATTTCCTCGAGGTTGAAGCAAAGGAGCCCCATGCCATTCATCTGCTCGATATCATTGTAAGGGATTTATCCAGCATGGCTAAACCTATTCAGGAGACATATCTCGAGATATGCCTGAAAACAGGTAGATGCATAGAAGAATAA
- a CDS encoding histone deacetylase family protein, with product MIKILVSENSMHMHVSREHHPENPERIVRVISALKRHGIRYELHDAGWMDIGEALSIARRIHSRGYIDKILMLSKKAPLNIDQDTYLSSDTLTLALETLYTSYLTALNLGRDIVFYIARPPGHHAGYRGKTRRAYTQGFCIFNNAVAAVHGLIDGGFKNIGVLDFDAHYGNGSMELLYTSRILQVDLHQDTRSLPVFPWNPSKIGAGDGYGYKIGIPLEPGTGDDSFVQVLGMVGRIIEKYNPEALVVSAGFDGFIGDGLTDLVLTEYSYYRIGHMIQSLGTPVIIVLEGGYSRGLDKGLVAFIHGLAGARVTYTSGRSLQGGIARINLARANKIISRVEKYIV from the coding sequence ATGATCAAAATACTCGTCTCGGAAAACTCTATGCATATGCATGTATCGAGGGAGCATCACCCTGAAAATCCTGAGAGAATAGTGAGGGTAATCTCAGCGCTCAAGAGGCATGGCATCAGATATGAATTACATGATGCCGGCTGGATGGATATCGGTGAGGCATTAAGCATTGCTAGAAGAATACATAGCAGAGGATACATCGATAAAATACTGATGTTATCGAAGAAGGCGCCATTAAACATAGACCAGGATACATATCTATCTAGTGACACTTTGACTCTAGCACTGGAAACGCTTTACACATCATACCTAACGGCTCTAAACTTGGGTAGGGATATCGTTTTCTACATAGCTAGGCCTCCTGGTCATCATGCTGGATACCGTGGGAAAACCAGGAGGGCTTATACGCAGGGTTTCTGCATATTTAATAATGCTGTGGCTGCTGTACATGGTCTTATTGATGGGGGATTCAAGAATATAGGGGTTCTCGACTTTGATGCCCATTATGGTAATGGATCCATGGAGCTGCTCTATACAAGTAGAATACTCCAAGTTGATCTACACCAGGATACCCGTTCCCTACCGGTTTTCCCCTGGAATCCCAGCAAGATAGGGGCTGGTGATGGATACGGGTATAAAATAGGTATTCCCCTAGAACCCGGTACGGGCGATGACTCCTTTGTCCAGGTACTAGGCATGGTGGGGAGGATTATTGAGAAATATAATCCTGAAGCACTTGTAGTATCAGCTGGCTTCGACGGCTTTATCGGGGATGGTTTAACTGATCTAGTGTTAACCGAGTATAGTTATTACAGGATCGGCCATATGATCCAGAGCCTCGGTACACCGGTTATAATAGTCTTGGAGGGGGGTTATTCAAGGGGGCTTGATAAAGGATTGGTAGCGTTTATACATGGGCTCGCTGGGGCGAGGGTTACTTATACGTCGGGAAGGAGTCTTCAGGGCGGGATTGCCAGGATCAACCTTGCAAGGGCGAATAAAATAATTAGCCGGGTTGAGAAATACATCGTGTAG
- a CDS encoding DHH family phosphoesterase, with the protein MSENIKRVFVAGDWDADGVVAAALIVYSQEKIGKYPLESKAVVDKVPLDPDKAKYFLASFKGGYDLAVFLDIPYSEYLGNAMKMMKNHFGVSQIVFIDHHITSLQKARELQALADIVVIDHKMPTAGLVLWELEKKGISVHQRLRSFVEVVKYMDMGKRVPEQYMKLFELTKMFSKALTVIRDETLWAKIVEWLATPAPLPMPLDEALWGKVKAIIEERDKEVADKAMELAVGAIKVGDFRFIDARNEWKKRGVTALASKLSTILKAPVLLLAGTNREYTLLVIKASHGRAYRIAKYLVGEGVALDIAGHPNLAIVRLPKDLEKQELIKILYQAVYYST; encoded by the coding sequence ATGTCTGAGAATATTAAGAGAGTATTTGTGGCGGGTGACTGGGACGCCGATGGTGTGGTTGCAGCCGCGCTCATCGTATATAGTCAAGAGAAGATCGGCAAATACCCCCTTGAATCCAAGGCTGTGGTCGACAAGGTACCTTTAGACCCGGATAAAGCCAAGTATTTCCTGGCTAGTTTTAAAGGGGGATATGATTTAGCGGTCTTCCTGGACATACCATACAGCGAGTATCTTGGTAACGCTATGAAGATGATGAAGAATCACTTCGGAGTCTCTCAGATAGTATTCATAGATCACCATATAACAAGCCTGCAGAAGGCCAGGGAACTCCAGGCGTTAGCCGATATCGTGGTGATCGATCATAAGATGCCCACGGCTGGGCTGGTCCTCTGGGAACTCGAGAAGAAAGGCATCAGTGTCCACCAGAGATTAAGGAGTTTTGTCGAGGTAGTTAAATACATGGATATGGGGAAGAGGGTGCCGGAGCAATACATGAAGTTATTCGAGTTAACCAAGATGTTCTCGAAGGCTTTAACCGTTATAAGAGATGAAACCCTATGGGCTAAGATAGTCGAATGGCTTGCCACACCAGCTCCCCTACCAATGCCTCTTGATGAGGCGTTGTGGGGTAAGGTCAAGGCAATTATAGAGGAGAGGGATAAGGAGGTGGCTGATAAGGCGATGGAACTAGCCGTTGGCGCTATTAAAGTAGGTGATTTCCGCTTCATTGACGCGAGGAATGAGTGGAAGAAGAGAGGGGTTACCGCGCTTGCTTCAAAGCTTTCGACAATACTTAAGGCACCAGTACTACTACTAGCTGGGACCAATAGAGAGTACACCCTCCTAGTTATAAAGGCGTCTCATGGTAGGGCCTACAGGATAGCTAAGTATCTTGTTGGGGAGGGTGTAGCATTAGATATAGCCGGGCATCCCAACCTAGCTATAGTGAGATTACCGAAAGACCTGGAGAAGCAAGAGCTGATTAAAATACTGTATCAAGCCGTATACTACTCCACATAA
- the pgsA gene encoding archaetidylinositol phosphate synthase, with protein sequence MLNKLRDKLAAIVNTVAKPFIVIGVPPNVLTASSMMILLIGAFFFAFSTDILLYLVFITVSSILDALDGAVARAMGKASRFGAFLDSTVDRVNDAILILSLGFLRLNQLYILVFLVASFLVSYIRARAESLGVGLAGIGLIERPERILGVILVLASYRVSPRLAEALLLVLTILSVVTVVQRIMQVYRRINAGN encoded by the coding sequence TTGTTGAATAAGTTGCGCGATAAGCTGGCCGCTATTGTGAATACTGTAGCGAAACCCTTCATAGTTATAGGTGTACCACCAAATGTCCTGACAGCGTCTTCAATGATGATATTGCTAATAGGAGCTTTCTTCTTCGCTTTCTCAACTGATATCCTCCTTTACCTGGTATTCATTACAGTATCAAGCATTCTAGATGCCCTTGATGGAGCTGTTGCAAGAGCCATGGGTAAAGCGAGCAGATTTGGAGCATTCCTAGATTCCACTGTGGATAGAGTGAACGATGCTATATTAATATTATCCCTCGGATTCCTGAGATTAAACCAGTTATACATACTGGTGTTCCTAGTGGCTTCATTCCTAGTAAGCTATATCAGGGCTAGAGCTGAAAGCCTGGGTGTGGGGTTAGCCGGCATAGGATTAATTGAAAGACCTGAGAGAATCCTCGGTGTTATCCTGGTGCTAGCATCATATAGGGTGTCTCCTCGGCTAGCTGAAGCGCTCCTCTTGGTCTTAACCATTCTCTCGGTTGTAACCGTTGTTCAGAGAATTATGCAGGTATATAGGCGTATTAATGCCGGTAATTAA
- a CDS encoding TIM barrel protein produces MPKFWFGPAGKPIGLKSMDITEAPAFIRRIGLNAMEYEAVRGINISDEKARILGEASRGQGVKLSLHAPYYINLAGREQVVNSSIERLTASVRISSVMGAYIVVFHPGYYRDAPSKRGAVEKIIRNLSRVVEYRDQQGFKDVWLGPETSGKISQVGDLGEVIEISSALKGVRPVIDFAHLYARYMGRLVRSKEDIVKIVDVIEKKLGREYLNPLHTHFSKIEFNRGGEKEHHALGEEKYGPDFRIVCEALCEVGVDTVVISESPLLEEDSLIMKNTCIEVCGERCVVE; encoded by the coding sequence ATGCCTAAATTCTGGTTTGGGCCAGCCGGTAAGCCTATAGGTCTCAAATCAATGGATATAACTGAGGCCCCAGCATTTATAAGGAGGATAGGGTTAAACGCTATGGAGTACGAGGCTGTTAGAGGTATTAATATAAGTGATGAAAAGGCGAGAATACTTGGGGAAGCCTCTAGAGGCCAGGGAGTAAAGCTTAGTCTGCATGCACCATACTATATCAACCTAGCCGGTAGAGAACAAGTAGTAAACTCCAGTATCGAGAGGCTGACGGCCTCTGTAAGGATATCTTCAGTAATGGGTGCATATATTGTGGTATTTCACCCAGGCTACTACAGGGACGCTCCATCTAAGCGTGGAGCTGTTGAAAAGATTATCAGGAATCTCTCAAGGGTTGTAGAGTATAGGGATCAACAAGGCTTCAAAGATGTATGGCTTGGACCCGAGACCTCGGGTAAGATAAGCCAGGTTGGAGACCTTGGGGAGGTAATAGAGATCTCCAGTGCTCTCAAAGGGGTTAGACCAGTCATAGACTTTGCACACTTATATGCCAGGTATATGGGTAGACTCGTTAGGAGTAAAGAAGATATTGTGAAAATAGTTGACGTCATAGAGAAGAAGCTTGGAAGAGAATACCTTAACCCATTACACACGCATTTCTCGAAGATAGAGTTTAACAGAGGTGGGGAAAAGGAGCACCATGCATTAGGTGAAGAGAAATATGGCCCCGACTTCAGGATCGTGTGTGAAGCTCTGTGTGAAGTAGGGGTGGATACGGTGGTTATTAGTGAGAGTCCTTTGTTGGAGGAGGACTCGTTAATCATGAAGAATACTTGTATTGAGGTATGTGGTGAAAGATGCGTTGTTGAATAA
- a CDS encoding NUDIX hydrolase — MDKPLVLREELLVEGLRFNVVRRYYRKTSGDEFARDIVVFPEAAAVLPILGSHEVILLRQFRAPLNDIIIEAPAGVIDPGETPEEAARRELEEEAGYYPGELVRLGSYTPSPGYSSEVIHLYYAANLEYRGARPEKYEVLEPFKIPLSEAVKMVYSGVINDMKTALLILLYCSRGGCA; from the coding sequence ATGGATAAGCCACTAGTATTAAGGGAAGAATTACTGGTTGAAGGGCTTCGATTCAATGTTGTCAGGAGATACTATAGAAAAACCAGCGGCGACGAGTTCGCAAGGGATATCGTCGTGTTCCCTGAGGCAGCGGCCGTACTACCAATCCTAGGGAGTCATGAGGTAATCTTGCTGAGGCAATTCAGAGCCCCCCTTAATGACATTATAATAGAGGCCCCAGCCGGCGTCATAGATCCTGGTGAGACACCTGAGGAGGCGGCCAGGAGAGAGCTAGAGGAGGAGGCAGGCTATTATCCAGGGGAATTAGTGAGACTGGGCTCCTATACTCCTTCGCCAGGCTACAGCAGCGAAGTAATACACTTATATTATGCAGCCAACCTAGAGTACCGGGGCGCTAGACCCGAGAAGTACGAGGTCCTTGAGCCATTCAAGATACCGTTATCAGAGGCTGTTAAAATGGTTTACTCTGGTGTCATAAACGATATGAAAACCGCTCTCCTAATCCTCCTGTACTGCTCGAGGGGTGGATGTGCTTGA
- a CDS encoding V-type ATP synthase subunit D, protein MSSLQRVRPTKIELIRLKRRLEISVKVERILRERLIILTNEFLALLKEGVSKRQSVSTLLINLNSRAVMLSGVYGENIYSLLEKTVPKNNCVVGTENIMGVKTKTAILVKNTEKKTVKTPFDDFIEESTRFIEEVLDLAKTEYALRALGKEIRATKRRVNALDYILIPRLKSTIKILQLKFDEREREEKARLKRVKASLERREK, encoded by the coding sequence ATGTCAAGCCTCCAGAGAGTGCGTCCCACCAAGATCGAGTTGATAAGGCTTAAGAGAAGGCTCGAGATAAGCGTGAAGGTTGAGAGGATACTGCGTGAGAGACTCATCATTTTAACTAATGAGTTCCTAGCCCTCCTTAAAGAGGGAGTGTCCAAGAGGCAGAGCGTGAGCACCCTACTTATTAACTTGAACTCTAGGGCTGTCATGCTTTCAGGGGTCTACGGCGAGAACATATATAGCCTGCTGGAGAAAACAGTGCCGAAAAATAACTGTGTAGTAGGCACTGAAAACATCATGGGGGTTAAAACCAAGACAGCCATACTAGTGAAGAATACTGAGAAGAAGACCGTAAAGACTCCCTTCGACGACTTCATAGAGGAGTCAACCAGATTCATAGAGGAAGTCCTAGACCTCGCGAAAACAGAGTATGCTTTAAGGGCTCTCGGTAAGGAGATACGGGCAACCAAGCGAAGGGTAAACGCATTAGATTACATCTTAATACCCAGGCTCAAGTCCACTATAAAGATACTCCAGTTAAAGTTCGATGAAAGGGAGAGGGAAGAAAAGGCAAGATTGAAGAGGGTTAAAGCTAGCCTTGAGAGGAGGGAGAAATGA